The following coding sequences are from one Elusimicrobium minutum Pei191 window:
- a CDS encoding SAF domain-containing protein, with amino-acid sequence MPTTNITENIKQPMSPKVFAFLVMSVILIMFAVLFIFAHKKRMHETKHVNIFVAAEDINKGTVITQRLLSPVKMIAHEPGAFLVGDIQLLLGSYALVDIVQGSQMTKHIITAEPVITAPDIGYRLYSLVLPYQAVPRDHTKTDINIYRGETLINSFKNIRIVSMKSVPEETAFVLEVDPQTAQELFFVENSKALHVEICCERPSKQS; translated from the coding sequence ATGCCCACAACAAATATAACGGAAAATATTAAACAGCCTATGAGCCCGAAAGTTTTTGCTTTCCTTGTAATGTCTGTAATTTTAATTATGTTTGCCGTACTTTTCATTTTTGCCCACAAGAAACGCATGCATGAAACAAAGCACGTAAATATATTTGTGGCGGCTGAGGATATAAATAAAGGAACTGTTATTACGCAGAGGTTGCTTTCTCCGGTAAAAATGATAGCGCATGAGCCAGGAGCTTTTTTGGTCGGAGATATACAGCTTCTCTTGGGGAGTTACGCTCTTGTAGATATAGTACAAGGCAGCCAGATGACAAAACATATAATAACCGCCGAACCTGTTATTACCGCTCCTGATATCGGGTATAGGCTTTACAGTTTGGTTTTGCCATACCAAGCGGTGCCGAGAGACCATACAAAAACCGATATTAATATATATAGAGGAGAAACCCTTATAAACAGTTTTAAAAATATACGAATTGTAAGCATGAAATCTGTTCCTGAGGAGACGGCTTTTGTTTTAGAGGTTGACCCGCAAACCGCACAGGAGTTATTTTTTGTTGAAAATTCTAAGGCGCTGCATGTTGAAATATGCTGTGAGCGGCCCTCAAAGCAGTCCTAA
- the glmS gene encoding glutamine--fructose-6-phosphate transaminase (isomerizing): MCGIIGYTGKKAASKIIIEGLRNLEYRGYDSAGIAALENGQLKRLRAVGKVKELETSLLKNKLSSLCAVGHTRWATHGKPSENNSHPHTDCGGNIAVVHNGIIENYLSLKEDLKKKGHKFKSETDTEVIAHLLEENLKTVKNLTAEQKLFEAVRKTAKQISGAFAVGIIWTGAPGIIVGIRKQSPLVAGIGDGESFLASDVTAFLKHTNKVVFLEDNEIVVARQNNISFYDENGKEKKPLITQIKWNTAQAEKGGYKHFMLKEIYEQPDAVADTLRFGVEDMPSVFGMSGKQIKNIKKIQIIACGTAYHAGLCSKYFIEEYSGIPVEVDYASEYKYRFVPSTPGTLAIAVSQSGETADTIAAMKKAKEAGFKTLAICNVLGSTLTRMADHTFFTRCGLEISVASTKAFTSQLAALYGLAVFLGFQRGVLNSAQFKKYSTEFFALPRLLENTIKNTAEAVKKTAKKIYKEKTFVFLGRSANYPIALEGALKLKEISYLHAEGFPGGEIKHGPIAIIDSHVPVFVLAPKDNLFEKMLSACEETAARGAKVIAVTDKKGAEILGKKVFALVKIPEANSFLTAILNAVVVQFFAYYIADLRKCEIDQPRNLAKSVTVE, encoded by the coding sequence ATGTGCGGGATAATCGGCTACACGGGAAAGAAGGCTGCTTCAAAAATTATTATAGAAGGGTTAAGAAACCTTGAGTACAGGGGTTATGATTCAGCCGGTATAGCCGCTTTGGAAAACGGGCAGCTTAAAAGGCTGCGCGCTGTAGGCAAAGTTAAAGAGTTGGAAACTTCCCTTTTAAAAAACAAACTTTCTTCTTTATGCGCCGTGGGGCACACCCGTTGGGCCACGCACGGAAAACCCAGTGAAAATAATTCGCACCCGCACACCGATTGCGGCGGCAACATAGCGGTTGTACATAACGGAATTATTGAAAATTACCTTTCTTTGAAAGAAGACTTAAAAAAGAAAGGCCATAAATTTAAATCCGAAACCGACACTGAAGTAATAGCCCACTTGCTTGAAGAAAATTTAAAAACCGTTAAAAATTTAACCGCCGAACAAAAACTTTTTGAAGCGGTTAGAAAAACCGCCAAACAAATATCGGGCGCTTTTGCCGTGGGCATAATTTGGACGGGTGCCCCCGGGATTATAGTTGGCATAAGAAAGCAAAGCCCGCTTGTGGCCGGCATAGGCGATGGGGAAAGTTTTTTAGCTTCCGACGTCACCGCTTTTTTAAAGCATACAAATAAAGTTGTTTTTTTAGAAGATAATGAAATTGTTGTGGCCCGCCAAAACAACATAAGCTTTTATGATGAAAACGGTAAAGAAAAAAAGCCGCTGATAACACAGATAAAATGGAATACCGCGCAGGCCGAAAAAGGCGGATATAAGCATTTTATGCTTAAAGAAATTTACGAGCAGCCTGACGCTGTGGCCGACACGCTGCGTTTCGGCGTTGAGGATATGCCTTCCGTTTTCGGCATGAGCGGCAAGCAAATTAAAAATATTAAAAAAATACAAATAATAGCCTGCGGAACCGCCTATCACGCGGGGCTTTGCTCAAAATATTTTATTGAGGAATACAGCGGTATACCCGTTGAAGTTGATTACGCGTCTGAATATAAATACCGTTTTGTTCCTTCCACGCCGGGCACGCTTGCCATAGCCGTCAGCCAATCGGGCGAAACGGCTGATACCATAGCCGCTATGAAAAAAGCCAAAGAAGCTGGTTTTAAAACCTTGGCTATATGCAATGTTTTAGGTTCAACTCTTACGCGTATGGCGGACCATACTTTTTTTACACGCTGCGGTTTAGAAATAAGCGTTGCTTCAACTAAGGCTTTTACAAGTCAGCTTGCCGCCCTTTACGGTCTAGCGGTGTTTTTGGGTTTCCAAAGGGGTGTTTTAAATTCGGCGCAATTTAAAAAATACAGCACAGAATTTTTTGCCTTACCCAGACTTTTGGAAAACACTATTAAAAACACGGCTGAAGCTGTTAAAAAGACAGCTAAGAAAATTTATAAAGAAAAAACTTTTGTGTTTTTAGGCCGTTCGGCAAATTATCCTATAGCTTTGGAAGGCGCTTTAAAACTTAAAGAAATATCTTATCTGCACGCGGAAGGCTTTCCCGGCGGGGAGATTAAACACGGGCCGATAGCCATTATTGATTCACATGTTCCTGTTTTTGTCTTGGCTCCAAAGGATAATTTGTTTGAAAAAATGCTTTCCGCCTGTGAGGAAACAGCTGCCAGAGGCGCTAAAGTAATTGCAGTTACGGACAAAAAAGGCGCCGAGATACTTGGCAAAAAAGTTTTTGCTTTGGTAAAAATACCTGAAGCGAACAGCTTTTTAACCGCTATTTTAAACGCCGTGGTTGTACAGTTCTTCGCTTATTATATAGCGGATTTAAGAAAGTGCGAAATAGACCAGCCCAGAAACCTTGCCAAAAGCGTAACGGTGGAATAA
- the hpt gene encoding hypoxanthine phosphoribosyltransferase, which translates to MSLESAVERILIPEADIEARVRELGAEITKDYNGKEPILVGMLRGCVVFYSELLKNIKTKCTLDFMCLSSYCGMESTGEVRILLDVRGTIKDRHVILIEDIVDTGLTLDYVLKNLRNRGAASVEICTLLDKPSNRKVTVPVKYRGFEIPNEFVIGYGLDYNELYRNLPYIGVYKQK; encoded by the coding sequence ATGTCATTAGAAAGTGCTGTTGAGCGTATTTTAATACCTGAGGCCGATATTGAAGCCAGGGTGCGGGAGCTTGGGGCTGAAATAACCAAAGATTATAACGGGAAAGAGCCTATACTTGTTGGAATGCTCCGCGGCTGCGTAGTTTTTTACAGTGAGCTTTTAAAAAATATAAAAACAAAATGTACGCTTGATTTTATGTGTTTAAGCTCTTACTGCGGAATGGAGTCTACGGGGGAAGTGCGCATATTATTAGACGTTCGAGGTACTATTAAAGACAGGCATGTAATTTTAATTGAGGATATCGTTGATACCGGTTTAACTTTAGATTATGTGTTAAAAAATCTTAGAAACCGCGGCGCCGCAAGCGTGGAAATATGCACTTTGCTAGACAAGCCTTCTAACAGAAAGGTTACCGTTCCGGTTAAATACAGGGGTTTTGAAATCCCCAACGAGTTTGTTATAGGCTACGGGCTTGATTATAACGAACTTTACAGAAATTTACCATATATAGGAGTTTATAAACAAAAATGA
- the glmM gene encoding phosphoglucosamine mutase, producing the protein MKYFGTDGVRAVAGEFPLVQEFVEKLGYAAGLFAVKNNKNLKKKVLVAEDSRASGPMLMSYLAKGLNAAGFTVVSVGIAPTPAVSCLVQKLGFDFGAVISASHNPAEFNGIKFFDYDGKKMNEKEEEEIEIILDSITTRPSSDGEFIYDETLMLDYQNFLVNTVPQNLFKGVKIVLDCANGATSKIAPRVFEALGADLVVLANKPNGKNINDNVGALHTETMQKEVVLNGAFCGFSFDGDGDRVIASDEKGRQLDGDHIISASAVELKKAGKLKSGKIVLTIMANLGMINFLKANGIETILTGVGDKYVSEALEKDNLTIGGETSGHIIFNEISPTGDGILAALQIAASALESRKKMSVFHDLWSKYPSVLSAVKVSQKVPLEEIDGFNDLTKELEENFKGKGRIIVRYSGTEPKLRILVEGEDKDLVSSVAFKLETHFKERVK; encoded by the coding sequence ATGAAATATTTTGGTACAGACGGAGTAAGAGCCGTAGCGGGCGAATTTCCTTTGGTGCAGGAGTTTGTTGAAAAGCTGGGTTATGCCGCGGGCCTTTTTGCCGTTAAAAATAATAAAAATCTCAAGAAAAAAGTGCTTGTCGCGGAGGATTCCAGAGCGTCAGGGCCTATGCTTATGTCTTATTTAGCCAAAGGGCTTAACGCCGCGGGTTTTACCGTAGTAAGCGTAGGTATCGCGCCAACGCCGGCGGTTTCCTGCCTTGTGCAAAAGCTGGGGTTTGATTTTGGCGCGGTTATCTCCGCAAGCCATAATCCGGCTGAATTTAACGGTATTAAATTTTTTGATTATGACGGTAAAAAGATGAATGAAAAAGAGGAAGAGGAAATAGAAATTATTTTAGATTCAATAACAACACGTCCTTCCTCAGACGGCGAATTTATATATGATGAAACCCTAATGCTTGACTACCAAAATTTTTTAGTTAATACCGTTCCCCAAAACTTATTTAAAGGCGTAAAAATAGTTTTGGACTGCGCCAACGGAGCCACTTCAAAAATAGCGCCGCGCGTGTTTGAAGCCTTAGGGGCAGACCTTGTTGTTTTGGCAAACAAACCCAACGGTAAAAATATAAATGATAATGTCGGCGCGTTGCATACTGAAACGATGCAAAAGGAAGTTGTTTTAAACGGTGCTTTTTGCGGATTTAGTTTTGACGGCGACGGCGACAGAGTAATAGCATCTGATGAAAAAGGCAGACAGCTTGACGGCGATCATATTATAAGCGCGTCGGCGGTTGAACTAAAAAAAGCAGGCAAATTAAAAAGCGGTAAAATTGTGCTTACAATTATGGCTAACTTGGGAATGATTAACTTTTTAAAAGCCAACGGTATAGAAACAATTCTTACAGGCGTGGGCGACAAATATGTTTCCGAAGCTCTTGAAAAAGACAACCTTACCATAGGGGGCGAAACTTCCGGACATATTATTTTTAATGAAATAAGCCCCACGGGGGACGGTATTTTGGCCGCTCTTCAAATCGCCGCCAGCGCTTTGGAATCACGTAAAAAAATGAGCGTATTTCATGATTTATGGAGCAAATATCCTTCCGTTTTAAGCGCGGTAAAGGTAAGCCAAAAAGTTCCGCTGGAAGAGATTGACGGTTTTAATGATTTAACTAAAGAACTTGAAGAAAATTTTAAAGGAAAGGGGCGCATTATAGTGCGCTATTCCGGCACGGAGCCTAAACTTAGAATTTTGGTTGAAGGTGAGGATAAGGATCTTGTTTCTTCCGTAGCTTTTAAACTTGAAACGCATTTTAAAGAAAGGGTAAAATAA
- a CDS encoding SAF domain-containing protein — protein sequence MKKILLLSALFFSALFSYSEPIKVFVALHDIPALSVITGQDIATAVPAIAERDAFFSEQDIALIEGAVALVNIPKGTQIKKNSLKLKDKKPSSSELNKGWGYYILPVDIQTADMVLSNGGSRERVDLIVRTYREIGDLNEPVVFTLLQNIEVKDVLENNGAYSLLLITDPADAQLLFLTEKKDAFVKVLLRAETDIGLHNISVTQTKNIIAKKGE from the coding sequence ATGAAAAAAATACTTCTATTATCAGCTTTGTTTTTTAGCGCTTTATTTTCCTACTCGGAGCCTATTAAGGTTTTTGTCGCTTTGCATGACATTCCCGCGCTTAGCGTTATAACAGGGCAAGATATCGCGACCGCCGTGCCCGCTATAGCGGAAAGGGACGCTTTCTTTTCAGAACAAGATATTGCGCTTATAGAAGGCGCGGTGGCTTTGGTAAATATACCGAAAGGGACGCAGATTAAAAAAAATTCCTTAAAGCTTAAAGATAAAAAACCTTCTTCGTCGGAATTAAATAAAGGTTGGGGTTACTATATACTTCCGGTTGATATCCAAACGGCGGATATGGTTTTATCTAACGGCGGCAGCAGGGAGAGAGTGGATTTAATTGTAAGAACCTACAGGGAGATAGGCGATTTAAATGAGCCTGTTGTTTTTACTCTTCTTCAAAATATAGAGGTTAAAGATGTTTTGGAAAATAACGGCGCTTACTCGTTGCTTTTAATAACAGACCCTGCGGATGCCCAACTTTTGTTTTTAACGGAAAAGAAAGACGCTTTTGTAAAGGTTTTGTTACGGGCTGAAACGGATATAGGGCTTCACAATATTTCCGTTACCCAAACAAAAAATATTATAGCCAAGAAGGGTGAGTGA
- the acpS gene encoding holo-ACP synthase: protein MKITGLGTDIVEVERIAEFAKNSAALERVFSKTELEYCLNKKNKYEHLAVRFAAKEAVYKALPFGGVALKDIEVSNLSDGSPQVTVNDKRAETFKINISLSHTKNYATAVALVTEYEDNK from the coding sequence ATGAAAATAACGGGGTTAGGTACTGATATTGTTGAAGTTGAACGCATAGCGGAATTTGCCAAAAACTCCGCCGCTTTGGAACGTGTTTTCAGTAAAACCGAACTGGAATACTGTTTGAATAAAAAAAATAAATATGAACACTTGGCCGTACGGTTTGCCGCGAAAGAAGCGGTTTACAAAGCGCTGCCTTTTGGCGGCGTGGCTTTAAAAGATATTGAAGTGAGCAACTTGTCAGACGGCAGTCCGCAAGTCACGGTTAATGATAAAAGAGCGGAAACTTTTAAAATTAACATCTCCCTTTCCCACACCAAGAACTACGCGACAGCGGTTGCCCTGGTAACCGAATATGAAGATAATAAATAA
- the ftsH gene encoding ATP-dependent zinc metalloprotease FtsH — MKKKMNPNIVSLKQILFWIAVFAVTIFLFNRSDTSKTITLDYSDFRARVERTEVSNLVIGTELIKGVVKEGDSVVNFQTVKVEDKDLVSDLMKKGIKFKAETDKSWIFSVLGNVGFILLFFLAWWFLLIRPQQGGGKGNPLSFGNTKAKLQVGSPDGTTFKDVAGCDEAKEELEDTITFLKNPKKFQKLGGKLPKGVLLYGAPGTGKTLLAKATAGEAGVAFFSASASEFVEMFVGVGASRVRDLFDKAKKMAPAIVYIDELDAVGRRRGAGIGGGHDEREQTLNQLLIELDGFESKQGIILMASTNRPDVLDPALIRPGRFDRHINVPAPDMKGREEILAVHSKRVKLAPSVKLKDIAKGTPGFVGADLANVVNEAAILAARFNKEAVTESDLEEAVERVMAGPQRRSRLISNKEKRIIAYHEAGHTVIAKKTDNSDPVHKVSVIPRGPALGYTMQLPLEDKFLTTKSEILDRLCVLLGGRAAEEIVFKEITTGAHDDLSRTTAYARRMVSELGMSEKLGPISVHTGEDEVFLGRDISRAKHSEELLRSIDEEVSQLVKGSYERAKDILVKNRMALDVLVDRLLEIEVVEAKEIDEILTDPAAYKLKLEEMRKAKEAQKIQPMDESVQEG, encoded by the coding sequence ATGAAAAAGAAAATGAATCCAAACATTGTTTCGCTTAAGCAAATTCTTTTTTGGATTGCTGTTTTTGCCGTTACAATTTTTTTATTTAACAGATCTGATACATCAAAAACAATTACGTTAGATTATTCCGATTTCAGGGCCAGGGTTGAAAGGACCGAGGTAAGCAACCTTGTTATCGGCACGGAACTTATAAAAGGCGTTGTAAAAGAAGGAGACTCGGTTGTTAATTTCCAAACCGTTAAAGTGGAAGATAAAGATCTTGTATCCGACTTGATGAAAAAGGGTATAAAGTTTAAAGCCGAGACGGATAAAAGCTGGATTTTCAGCGTTTTGGGAAATGTCGGTTTTATTTTACTTTTCTTTTTAGCCTGGTGGTTTTTGCTTATTCGCCCGCAACAAGGCGGCGGTAAAGGCAATCCTTTAAGCTTCGGCAATACAAAAGCCAAACTCCAGGTTGGAAGCCCCGACGGCACTACATTTAAAGACGTTGCCGGCTGCGATGAGGCGAAAGAAGAACTTGAGGACACCATTACATTTTTAAAAAATCCTAAAAAATTCCAGAAATTAGGCGGAAAGCTTCCCAAAGGCGTGCTTCTTTACGGCGCACCGGGCACTGGTAAAACTCTGCTCGCGAAAGCCACTGCGGGTGAAGCGGGGGTCGCGTTTTTCTCGGCGTCAGCTTCGGAATTCGTTGAAATGTTTGTAGGCGTAGGCGCTTCACGCGTTAGGGATTTATTTGATAAAGCTAAAAAAATGGCGCCCGCTATTGTGTATATCGACGAGCTTGACGCTGTGGGCAGACGCCGAGGCGCCGGTATCGGCGGCGGCCATGACGAAAGAGAGCAGACGTTAAACCAGCTTCTTATTGAGCTTGACGGCTTTGAGTCAAAACAGGGCATTATTTTAATGGCTTCAACCAACAGACCCGACGTGCTTGACCCGGCGCTTATACGCCCCGGCCGTTTTGATAGGCATATAAATGTTCCCGCCCCGGACATGAAAGGAAGGGAAGAAATTTTGGCAGTGCATTCTAAAAGAGTAAAACTTGCTCCTTCAGTTAAGCTTAAAGATATCGCCAAAGGGACACCCGGTTTTGTAGGGGCTGATTTGGCTAACGTAGTTAACGAAGCCGCTATTTTGGCCGCCCGCTTTAATAAAGAAGCTGTTACTGAAAGCGATTTGGAAGAAGCCGTTGAACGTGTTATGGCGGGCCCGCAAAGAAGAAGCAGGCTTATTTCAAATAAAGAAAAAAGGATTATCGCTTATCATGAAGCGGGACACACCGTTATAGCTAAAAAAACGGACAACAGCGACCCCGTGCACAAAGTTTCGGTTATTCCCAGAGGGCCCGCTTTGGGTTATACAATGCAGCTTCCTTTGGAGGATAAATTTTTAACCACTAAATCCGAAATTTTGGACAGGCTTTGCGTTTTGCTCGGCGGCAGAGCGGCCGAAGAAATTGTTTTTAAAGAAATTACTACAGGCGCGCATGACGACTTGTCCAGAACCACCGCTTACGCCAGGCGTATGGTTTCGGAGCTGGGCATGAGTGAAAAACTTGGGCCCATTTCCGTTCATACGGGTGAGGATGAAGTTTTTCTCGGCCGTGATATAAGCAGGGCTAAGCATTCTGAAGAATTATTAAGAAGCATTGACGAGGAAGTAAGCCAGCTTGTTAAAGGTTCTTATGAAAGAGCCAAAGATATTCTTGTTAAAAACAGAATGGCTTTAGACGTGCTTGTTGACAGGCTTTTAGAAATTGAGGTTGTTGAAGCTAAAGAGATTGACGAAATTTTGACAGACCCGGCTGCTTACAAACTTAAGCTTGAAGAAATGAGAAAAGCGAAAGAAGCCCAAAAAATACAGCCTATGGATGAAAGCGTACAGGAAGGTTAG
- a CDS encoding pyridoxine 5'-phosphate synthase — MTVKLGVNIDHVATLRSARGADFPDPLTAAKVCLGMGAEFIVVHLRGDRRHIKDKDIENLCKTYPGKIHLECAATKEMQDIALKYKPASVCLVPEFKGELTTRGGLNLNKKNFENISKITTNLQAKGIKVSLFINPAAEEVRLAKKTGAQIIELCTGPYSEAKTKKQQYKELEDLAMSSILGAELGLEVHSGHGLNYENVVPVANLEAMECLNIGFAIIAKSVFTGLAAAVMEMQEAVKERY, encoded by the coding sequence ATGACAGTAAAATTAGGCGTAAATATTGACCATGTAGCTACTTTAAGAAGCGCGCGCGGGGCTGATTTCCCCGATCCGCTAACGGCGGCAAAAGTTTGCCTTGGCATGGGGGCGGAGTTTATAGTAGTCCACTTAAGGGGCGACAGAAGACATATCAAAGATAAAGATATTGAAAATTTATGCAAAACTTATCCCGGTAAAATCCATTTGGAATGCGCCGCCACTAAAGAAATGCAAGATATCGCCTTAAAATATAAACCCGCAAGCGTATGTTTGGTTCCGGAATTTAAGGGCGAGCTTACAACAAGGGGCGGACTTAATTTAAATAAAAAAAATTTTGAAAATATTTCAAAGATAACAACAAATCTTCAGGCTAAGGGGATTAAAGTAAGTTTGTTTATAAACCCGGCCGCTGAAGAGGTAAGATTGGCTAAAAAAACCGGCGCGCAGATTATTGAGCTTTGCACCGGCCCTTACAGCGAGGCTAAAACAAAAAAACAGCAATATAAAGAATTGGAAGATTTGGCGATGTCTTCAATTTTAGGCGCCGAGCTCGGCCTTGAGGTGCATAGCGGGCACGGACTTAACTATGAGAATGTTGTTCCCGTGGCTAACTTAGAGGCCATGGAATGCCTTAATATAGGTTTTGCTATTATAGCTAAATCTGTTTTTACGGGCCTGGCGGCCGCTGTTATGGAAATGCAGGAAGCTGTTAAAGAGAGATATTAA
- a CDS encoding NAD(P)H-hydrate dehydratase produces the protein MKIINKEIAKAFLPKRPADSNKGTFGKALCVCGSENMMGAAVLAVKAALSAGVGYAVAAVPEKEKDVIFTSVPEAVVLPVGDKEEIASFVLKNKIDLVLAGPGLGKEKASAYIPFLLNDLKLPFVLDGDGLNALTRADAQAFKTPCVFTPHPLEAARLLCLKEPPCEKERENAAKEISRRYNCVCVLKGKETVIVYNNEVFINTTGSDSLAKAGTGDVLAGIITGFWAQEGKQNGFSFGSALRAAVCGVYIHGLAGEDAALDISSYSVLASDLNKYIGRAIKKTLNN, from the coding sequence ATGAAGATAATAAATAAAGAGATTGCGAAAGCGTTTCTTCCCAAACGCCCGGCGGATTCAAATAAAGGCACGTTCGGTAAAGCGCTTTGCGTTTGCGGGAGTGAAAATATGATGGGCGCGGCCGTTCTGGCTGTAAAAGCGGCGCTTTCTGCGGGTGTGGGTTACGCTGTGGCGGCGGTGCCTGAAAAAGAAAAAGACGTTATTTTTACCTCTGTTCCCGAAGCTGTTGTTCTGCCCGTCGGCGATAAAGAAGAAATAGCCTCATTCGTTTTAAAAAATAAAATCGATTTGGTTTTGGCAGGCCCCGGCCTTGGTAAAGAAAAAGCTTCAGCATACATTCCTTTTTTACTTAATGATTTAAAATTACCTTTTGTTTTAGACGGCGACGGGCTTAACGCTTTGACGCGGGCGGATGCGCAGGCCTTTAAAACACCTTGTGTTTTTACGCCGCATCCTTTAGAAGCGGCCAGGCTGCTTTGCCTTAAAGAGCCTCCTTGTGAAAAAGAAAGGGAAAACGCGGCTAAAGAAATTTCACGCAGATATAATTGTGTATGCGTTTTAAAAGGAAAAGAGACTGTAATAGTTTATAATAACGAAGTTTTTATAAATACTACGGGTTCTGACTCCCTTGCCAAAGCCGGCACCGGTGACGTTTTAGCGGGTATTATAACCGGGTTTTGGGCGCAGGAAGGAAAACAAAATGGCTTTAGTTTTGGCAGCGCTTTACGCGCCGCCGTATGCGGTGTTTATATACACGGCCTGGCGGGTGAAGACGCCGCTTTAGATATAAGCAGTTACAGTGTGCTTGCTTCTGATTTAAATAAATATATAGGCCGGGCTATAAAAAAGACTTTAAATAATTAA
- a CDS encoding surface lipoprotein assembly modifier, with product MFPGKKTKKRLFTALFCFFLLTTARAQYLFDDPVYLMDRNIEKAEELVSAKKTEEAVTLLLELFPKVFNNEQKTQIEFLLGMASMQKRDFATAEWIFRRILRNQPSLSRVRLELALLYFETGRNEKADYHFRLVWASRDLPLEVKQKIGYFLYQIRYRKRWDYYLNLGIAPTNNINNVSGAQIECIEVDFGGWIIPMCRELEKKRSSIGLSGYAGIENYLRLNRSLRLKSTLSGGISDFAGKEFDIYSLSFSTGPLYNFKRGSAGAYASAERVWYGGKGFLNSYGPIADFSYDLTRRLGIGLSGALKKNEYEQDIHKHFDGHSVLVMPSLYIGINSKTYIILKPSANFIRTENRWTDRDIYRYGVGLGTELPLGISLYAEPFYSSSKTKRGWIQDFSYEIKKRIENSYGIDVRLLNRQINILGFTPTFNYSFNKTTSNIRNGGFEKHTFELGITNRF from the coding sequence ATGTTTCCCGGCAAAAAAACAAAAAAGCGCCTTTTTACGGCGCTTTTTTGTTTTTTTCTGCTTACTACGGCCCGCGCGCAATATTTGTTTGACGATCCCGTTTACCTTATGGACCGTAATATCGAGAAAGCCGAAGAACTTGTTTCCGCTAAGAAAACGGAGGAGGCCGTCACCCTGCTTTTGGAGTTGTTTCCCAAAGTTTTTAATAATGAACAAAAAACACAGATTGAATTTTTGCTGGGTATGGCAAGCATGCAAAAAAGAGACTTTGCCACAGCCGAGTGGATTTTTAGAAGGATACTCAGAAACCAGCCTTCTCTTTCCCGCGTAAGGTTAGAACTTGCCCTTTTATATTTTGAAACAGGCCGCAACGAAAAGGCGGATTATCATTTCCGTCTGGTGTGGGCTTCAAGAGATTTACCTTTGGAAGTTAAACAAAAAATAGGCTATTTTCTTTACCAAATACGCTACCGCAAAAGGTGGGATTATTATTTGAATTTGGGCATTGCGCCTACAAATAATATTAACAATGTTTCGGGCGCTCAAATTGAATGTATAGAAGTTGATTTCGGGGGTTGGATTATCCCCATGTGCAGAGAGTTGGAAAAAAAGCGTTCTTCCATAGGGCTTAGCGGCTACGCGGGTATAGAAAATTATTTAAGGCTAAACAGAAGCCTGCGTTTAAAAAGCACTTTAAGCGGCGGCATTTCCGATTTTGCGGGTAAAGAATTTGATATATATTCCCTTTCGTTTTCCACAGGCCCCCTTTATAATTTTAAGCGCGGAAGCGCGGGCGCATACGCCTCGGCCGAGCGTGTTTGGTACGGCGGGAAAGGGTTTTTAAACAGCTACGGCCCTATAGCGGATTTCAGTTATGACCTTACCCGCCGTCTGGGAATTGGGTTAAGCGGCGCTTTAAAGAAAAATGAGTATGAGCAGGACATACATAAACATTTTGACGGGCACAGCGTTTTAGTAATGCCTTCGCTTTATATAGGTATAAACTCCAAAACATATATTATTTTAAAGCCTTCGGCCAATTTTATAAGAACCGAAAACAGATGGACTGACCGTGACATTTACAGATACGGAGTAGGTTTAGGAACCGAGCTGCCCTTGGGCATATCTTTGTATGCGGAGCCTTTTTATTCATCCTCAAAAACAAAGAGAGGCTGGATTCAAGATTTTAGTTATGAAATAAAAAAACGTATAGAAAATTCTTACGGGATTGACGTGCGTTTGCTTAACAGGCAGATAAATATTTTAGGCTTTACGCCTACTTTTAACTATTCGTTTAATAAAACCACGTCAAACATACGTAACGGCGGATTTGAAAAACATACTTTTGAACTTGGCATAACAAACAGGTTTTAG